In Dermacentor variabilis isolate Ectoservices chromosome 11, ASM5094787v1, whole genome shotgun sequence, one genomic interval encodes:
- the LOC142563741 gene encoding phospholipid-transporting ATPase ABCA3-like, producing the protein MVFTTSGFFSQATRFAPQEFPVDDDVEEEKSRVIVACRQRDFARNSMLAWSLHKHFGALHAVRGIYMALRPSECFGLLGVNGAGKTTTFQMLAALTSVSHGDAWTATANLSEDARAWQSQISYCFQLGGLLDRLNTYEYLYLLGRLRGIPESELKPMVDGIISVVDLTEHASKECGLYSGGNRRKLSIGAALLGMQPFVFLDEPYAGVDVVSRNKIFRAIGEIKKRSQTTFVLTSHTMDECEFSCDRLTIMVGGQMVCLGTLQHLREKFGQGYRLQFLLKHTAAADAPRLDEAVRQLFAGIELDESHQNLLGYHLSERIPWSVLFTKVAQLQKNFQLEHTLVGEKTLEDIFLIFAKGVARPHLPSGAPQGGGYLAPPPGPAY; encoded by the exons ATGGTGTTCACCACTTCCGGCTTCTTCAGCCAAGCGACCCGTTTCGCGCCGCAGGAGTTTCCCGTCGACGACGACGTGGAAGAGGAGAAGTCGCGGGTGATCGTCGCTTGCCGACAGAGAGACTTCGCCCGAAACTCGATGCTGGCCTGGAGCCTGCACAAACACTTCGGCGCGTTGCACGCCGTCAGGGGCATCTACATGGCGCTCCGGCCCTCCGAGTGCTTCGGCCTCCTCGGCGTGAACGGCGCCGGCAAGACCACCACGTTCCAGATGCTGGCCGCCTTGACGAGCGTCTCACACGGCGACGCCTGGACAGCGACGGCCAACCTCAGCGAAGACGCCCGTGCC TGGCAGTCGCAGATCAGCTACTGTTTCCAGCTCGGGGGCCTGCTAGACAGGCTGAACACGTACGAGTATCTCTACCTGCTGGGTCGGCTGAGAGGCATCCCCGAAAGCGAGCTGAAACCGATGGTGGACGGCATAATATCCGTCGTCGACCTCACGGAACACGCCTCCAAGGAGTGCGGGCTGTACAG CGGAGGCAACCGCCGGAAGTTGTCCATCGGTGCTGCGCTGCTGGGCATGCAGCCGTTCGTGTTTCTCGACGAGCCGTACGCCGGCGTGGACGTGGTGTCCCGCAACAAGATCTTCCGAGCCATCGGCGAAATCAAGAAGCGCTCACAGACAACCTTCGTGCTCACGTCACACAC CATGGACGAGTGCGAGTTCTCTTGCGACCGGCTCACCATCATGGTCGGCGGTCAGATGGTGTGCCTGGGCACGCTGCAGCACCTGCGGGAGAAGTTCGGCCAGGGCTACCGGCTCCAGTTCCTGCTGAAGCACACCGCCGCAGCGGATGCGCCGAGGCTGGACGAAGCTGTGCGACAGCTCTTCGCGGGAATCGAACTCGACGAATCCCACCAG AACCTGCTTGGCTATCACCTGTCGGAGCGGATTCCTTGGAGCGTGCTGTTCACCAAGGTGGCGCAGCTCCAGAAAAACTTCCAACTCGAGCACACTCTGGTCGGGGAGAAAACCCTGGAGGACATCTTCTTGATCTTCGCCAAAGGTGTAGCGCGGCCACATCTTCCGAGCGGTGCCCCACAGGGAGGCGGCTATCTTGCACCCCCGCCAGGTCCAGCGTACTAG